Proteins from a genomic interval of Bombyx mori chromosome 8, ASM3026992v2:
- the LOC101735503 gene encoding cationic amino acid transporter 2 isoform X1 — protein MSYPDENIGRNYESIHGFGDRDSSVRRSFENGGIKAGATHAARLAYQVLSRRKVAEEGAARLARVLTAFDLTALGVGSTLGVGVYVLAGDVAKNYAGPAVVISFLLAAVASVFAGLCYAEFGARVPKAGSAYVYSYVCVGEFIAFIIGWNLILEYIIGAASVVKALSEYLDSLLNKAISSHLEAALPIDSPHLADYPDVFAFSVIMAFSVALSFGVKESTKFNNVCTAINLCVVLFVIVSGSLKADTSNWRIPESEVPKDEGRSYGTGGFAPYGLAGIIRGAAVCFYGFIGFDCVATAGEEARRPQRSIPAAVAGSLLVVFLAYCGVSCVLTLVLPYYLQDEKAPFPFVYDRLGWPWAKYAVSVGAICALCSSLMGAVFPLPRIIYAMASDGLLFRWLGRVNEKYQTPLVGTITAGFLTGTLAMIFKLEQLIHMMSIGTLLAYSMVASCVLLLRYEASPQRAGAERAAPSRRTATTVTVLVTLYGIWCFLMMWCVNSYGDRVLEGHGGYTALLLLATALVVATLCCISRQPVSEKKLAFSVPLVPWLPGLSILINVYLMLNLDYMTWVRFGVWIVAGLVIYFSYGMWNSTERRRTMDSIQLADQIIDGHTALLNHSGLTHALG, from the exons ATGTCTTATCCTGATGAAAATATAGGTAGAAACTATGAAAGTATACATGGATTTGGTGACCGAGACTCTTCGGTGAGGAGATCTTTTGAAAATG GTGGTATAAAAGCCGGGGCGACTCATGCAGCCCGGCTCGCGTACCAGGTCCTCTCTCGACGTAAGGTTGCCGAGGAAGGCGCGGCTAGACTGGCAAGAGTCTTGACCGCCTTCGATCTGACAGCGTTAGGGGTCGGCAGCACTCTAGGAGTCGGAGTGTACGTGCTAGCTGGTGACGTGGCCAAGAACTATGCCGGACCAGCTGTGGTCATATCATTCTTGCTGGCCGCAGTGGCTAGTGTGTTTGCAG GCTTGTGCTATGCTGAGTTCGGTGCTCGCGTGCCGAAGGCGGGCTCGGCGTACGTGTACAGCTATGTGTGCGTGGGCGAGTTCATAGCTTTCATAATCGGATGGAATCTCATACTCGAATATATTATAG GCGCGGCGTCGGTGGTGAAGGCGCTGAGCGAGTACTTGGACTCGTTGCTGAACAAGGCGATCTCGTCGCACCTGGAGGCCGCGCTGCCCATCGACTCGCCGCACCTGGCCGACTACCCCGACGTCTTCGCCTTCTCCGTCATCATGGCTTTCTCTG TGGCGCTGTCGTTCGGCGTGAAGGAGTCCACGAAGTTCAACAATGTGTGCACCGCCATCAACCTCTGCGTCGTGCTCTTCGTCATCGTCTCCGGCTCGCTCAAGG CGGACACGAGCAACTGGCGCATTCCGGAGTCGGAGGTGCCCAAGGACGAGGGGCGGAGCTACGGCACCGGGGGGTTCGCGCCCTACGGACTCGCCGGCATCATCCGGGGCGCCGCCGTCTGCTTCTACGGGTTCATCG GGTTCGACTGCGTGGCGACGGCGGGCGAGGAGGCGCGGCGCCCGCAGCGCAGCATCCCGGCGGCCGTGGCGGGCTCGCTGCTCGTCGTGTTCCTGGCCTACTGCGGCGTGTCCTGCGTGCTCACGCTCGTGCTGCCCTACTACCTGCAG gacGAAAAAGCGCCATTCCCGTTTGTATACGATCGTCTAGGCTGGCCGTGGGCTAAGTATGCGGTCAGTGTTGGAGCCATATGCGCCCTGTGTTCAAG TTTGATGGGCGCGGTGTTCCCGTTGCCGCGGATCATCTACGCGATGGCGTCGGACGGGCTGCTGTTCCGGTGGCTGGGCCGCGTCAACGAGAAGTACCAGACGCCGCTCGTCGGGACCATCACGGCCGGCTTCCTCACCG GTACGTTGGCCATGATATTCAAACTGGAGCAGCTGATTCACATGATGTCCATCGGCACTTTGCTGGCGTATTCTATGGTCGCTTCGTGCGTGTTACTACTTAG ATACGAGGCGAGTCCGCAGCGCGCCGGCGCCGAGCGAGCCGCGCCCTCGCGCCGCACCGCCACCACCGTCACCGTGCTGGTCACGCTCTACG GGATATGGTGCTTTTTGATGATGTGGTGCGTCAATAGCTACGGCGACCGGGTCCTGGAGGGGCACGGCGGGTACACGGCGCTGCTGCTGCTGGCCACGGCGCTGGTGGTGGCCACGCTGTGCTGCATCTCGAGGCAGCCGGTGTCCGAGAAGAAACTCGCTTTTTcc GTGCCGCTGGTGCCGTGGCTGCCCGGCCTCAGCATATTGATCAACGTGTATCTGATGTTGAACCTAGACTACATGACGTGGGTTCGGTTCGGCGTTTGGATTGTAGCCG
- the LOC101735503 gene encoding cationic amino acid transporter 2 isoform X2 — MWFLLRGIKAGATHAARLAYQVLSRRKVAEEGAARLARVLTAFDLTALGVGSTLGVGVYVLAGDVAKNYAGPAVVISFLLAAVASVFAGLCYAEFGARVPKAGSAYVYSYVCVGEFIAFIIGWNLILEYIIGAASVVKALSEYLDSLLNKAISSHLEAALPIDSPHLADYPDVFAFSVIMAFSVALSFGVKESTKFNNVCTAINLCVVLFVIVSGSLKADTSNWRIPESEVPKDEGRSYGTGGFAPYGLAGIIRGAAVCFYGFIGFDCVATAGEEARRPQRSIPAAVAGSLLVVFLAYCGVSCVLTLVLPYYLQDEKAPFPFVYDRLGWPWAKYAVSVGAICALCSSLMGAVFPLPRIIYAMASDGLLFRWLGRVNEKYQTPLVGTITAGFLTGTLAMIFKLEQLIHMMSIGTLLAYSMVASCVLLLRYEASPQRAGAERAAPSRRTATTVTVLVTLYGIWCFLMMWCVNSYGDRVLEGHGGYTALLLLATALVVATLCCISRQPVSEKKLAFSVPLVPWLPGLSILINVYLMLNLDYMTWVRFGVWIVAGLVIYFSYGMWNSTERRRTMDSIQLADQIIDGHTALLNHSGLTHALG; from the exons ATGTGGTTTTTACTAC GTGGTATAAAAGCCGGGGCGACTCATGCAGCCCGGCTCGCGTACCAGGTCCTCTCTCGACGTAAGGTTGCCGAGGAAGGCGCGGCTAGACTGGCAAGAGTCTTGACCGCCTTCGATCTGACAGCGTTAGGGGTCGGCAGCACTCTAGGAGTCGGAGTGTACGTGCTAGCTGGTGACGTGGCCAAGAACTATGCCGGACCAGCTGTGGTCATATCATTCTTGCTGGCCGCAGTGGCTAGTGTGTTTGCAG GCTTGTGCTATGCTGAGTTCGGTGCTCGCGTGCCGAAGGCGGGCTCGGCGTACGTGTACAGCTATGTGTGCGTGGGCGAGTTCATAGCTTTCATAATCGGATGGAATCTCATACTCGAATATATTATAG GCGCGGCGTCGGTGGTGAAGGCGCTGAGCGAGTACTTGGACTCGTTGCTGAACAAGGCGATCTCGTCGCACCTGGAGGCCGCGCTGCCCATCGACTCGCCGCACCTGGCCGACTACCCCGACGTCTTCGCCTTCTCCGTCATCATGGCTTTCTCTG TGGCGCTGTCGTTCGGCGTGAAGGAGTCCACGAAGTTCAACAATGTGTGCACCGCCATCAACCTCTGCGTCGTGCTCTTCGTCATCGTCTCCGGCTCGCTCAAGG CGGACACGAGCAACTGGCGCATTCCGGAGTCGGAGGTGCCCAAGGACGAGGGGCGGAGCTACGGCACCGGGGGGTTCGCGCCCTACGGACTCGCCGGCATCATCCGGGGCGCCGCCGTCTGCTTCTACGGGTTCATCG GGTTCGACTGCGTGGCGACGGCGGGCGAGGAGGCGCGGCGCCCGCAGCGCAGCATCCCGGCGGCCGTGGCGGGCTCGCTGCTCGTCGTGTTCCTGGCCTACTGCGGCGTGTCCTGCGTGCTCACGCTCGTGCTGCCCTACTACCTGCAG gacGAAAAAGCGCCATTCCCGTTTGTATACGATCGTCTAGGCTGGCCGTGGGCTAAGTATGCGGTCAGTGTTGGAGCCATATGCGCCCTGTGTTCAAG TTTGATGGGCGCGGTGTTCCCGTTGCCGCGGATCATCTACGCGATGGCGTCGGACGGGCTGCTGTTCCGGTGGCTGGGCCGCGTCAACGAGAAGTACCAGACGCCGCTCGTCGGGACCATCACGGCCGGCTTCCTCACCG GTACGTTGGCCATGATATTCAAACTGGAGCAGCTGATTCACATGATGTCCATCGGCACTTTGCTGGCGTATTCTATGGTCGCTTCGTGCGTGTTACTACTTAG ATACGAGGCGAGTCCGCAGCGCGCCGGCGCCGAGCGAGCCGCGCCCTCGCGCCGCACCGCCACCACCGTCACCGTGCTGGTCACGCTCTACG GGATATGGTGCTTTTTGATGATGTGGTGCGTCAATAGCTACGGCGACCGGGTCCTGGAGGGGCACGGCGGGTACACGGCGCTGCTGCTGCTGGCCACGGCGCTGGTGGTGGCCACGCTGTGCTGCATCTCGAGGCAGCCGGTGTCCGAGAAGAAACTCGCTTTTTcc GTGCCGCTGGTGCCGTGGCTGCCCGGCCTCAGCATATTGATCAACGTGTATCTGATGTTGAACCTAGACTACATGACGTGGGTTCGGTTCGGCGTTTGGATTGTAGCCG